The following proteins are co-located in the Paralichthys olivaceus isolate ysfri-2021 chromosome 10, ASM2471397v2, whole genome shotgun sequence genome:
- the fzd5 gene encoding frizzled-5, with amino-acid sequence MGRCAPRSPVFPRPLVFSLLLLLRGAGLTSAASKDLVCEPITVPMCKGIVYNLTYMPNQFNHDTQEEVGLEVHQFWPLVRIHCSPDLLFFLCSMYTPICLPDYRKPLPPCRSVCERAKRGCSPLMSQYGFEWPERMSCERLPQLGDETLCMDQNSSEITTLAPPFPKPTPKGRTRLPSPPQCDRECRCRDPLVPIKRESHALYGRVQTGPLPNCAQPCHQHYFSADERAFTSFWVGLWSVLCFISTLTTVATFLIDMERFKYPERPIIFLAACYLFVSLGYIIRLVAGHERVACGASGGGGDQLHILYDTTGPALCTLVFLLVYFFGMASSIWWVVLSFTWFLAAGMKWGSEAIAGYSQYFHLAAWLIPSVKTIVVLALSSVDGDPVAGICYVGNQSLENLRGFVLAPLVVYLFTGSLFLLAGFVSLFRIRSIIKQGGTKTDKLERLMIRIGLFTVLYTVPATIVVACLVYEQHYRPGWERALACSCPTERQRSGLGPDYAIFMLKYFMCLVVGITSGVWIWSGKTLESWRRFVARCCPCWLQKATAPPSMYSEASTALTGHTGTGLTSGIYHKAAPSHI; translated from the coding sequence ATGGGGAGGTGCGCGCCACGCAGCCCGGTGTTCCCGCGGCCCCTCgtgttctctctcctgctgctcctccgcgGTGCGGGTCTCACCTCCGCAGCCTCCAAGGACCTGGTGTGTGAGCCCATCACGGTGCCCATGTGCAAGGGCATCGTCTATAACCTGACCTACATGCCCAACCAGTTCAACCACGACACCCAGGAGGAGGTGGGCCTGGAGGTGCACCAGTTCTGGCCCCTGGTGCGCATCCACTGCTCCCCGGACCTGCTCTTCTTCCTGTGCAGCATGTACACCCCCATCTGTCTGCCGGACTACCGCAAGCCGCTGCCGCCCTGCCGCTCCGTGTGCGAGCGGGCCAAGCGCGGCTGCTCCCCGCTCATGAGCCAGTACGGCTTCGAGTGGCCCGAGAGGATGAGCTGCGAGCGGCTGCCTCAGCTGGGGGACGAGACCCTGTGCATGGACCAGAACAGCAGCGAGATCACCACGCTGGCCCCGCCGTTCCCCAAACCCACCCCTAAAGGCCGGACCAGGCTCCCGAGCCCCCCTCAGTGCGACAGGGAGTGCCGCTGCAGGGACCCGCTGGTCCCCATCAAGAGGGAGTCCCACGCCCTGTACGGCCGGGTCCAGACCGGGCCCCTGCCCAACTGTGCCCAGCCCTGCCACCAGCACTACTTCTCAGCTGATGAGCGGGCCTTCACCAGCTTCTGGGTGGGCCTCTGGTCGGTGCTGTGCTTCATCTCCACCTTGACCACCGTGGCCACCTTCCTCATTGACATGGAGCGCTTCAAGTACCCAGAGAGGCCCATCATCTTCCTCGCTGCCTGCTACCTCTTCGTCTCCTTGGGTTACATCATCCGCCTGGTGGCAGGTCATGAGCGGGTGGCCTGTGGGGCCAGCGGCGGTGGTGGTGACCAGCTGCACATCCTCTACGACACCACGGGCCCAGCTCTCTGCACCCTGGTCTTCTTGTTGGTGTACTTCTTCGGCATGGCCAGCTCCATCTGGTGGGTGGTGTTGTCCTTCacctggttcctggctgcagggATGAAGTGGGGCAGCGAGGCCATCGCCGGATACTCTCAGTATTTCCACCTCGCCGCTTGGCTCATCCCCAGCGTCAAGACCATCGTGGTCCTGGCCCTCAGCTCTGTGGACGGGGACCCTGTGGCCGGGATCTGCTACGTGGGGAACCAGAGTCTGGAGAACCTCCGGGGATTCGTACTTGCTCCTCTGGTGGTTTACCTCTTCACTGGTTCCCTCTTTCTGCTCGCAggctttgtttctctcttccgCATCAGAAGCATCATCAAGCAAGGCGGCACCAAGACGGACAAACTGGAGCGGCTGATGATCCGCATCGGGCTCTTCACGGTGCTCTACACCGTCCCAGCCACCATCGTGGTGGCCTGCCTGGTCTACGAGCAGCACTACCGGCCCGGCTGGGAGCGAGCCTTGGCCTGCTCCTGCCCGACTGAGCGCCAGCGCTCGGGTCTGGGTCCGGACTACGCCATCTTCATGCTCAAGTACTTCATGTGCTTGGTGGTGGGCATCACCTCCGGGGTGTGGATTTGGTCAGGCAAAACCCTCGAGTCCTGGAGGAGGTTTGTGGCTCGCTGCTGCCCCTGCTGGCTGCAGAAGGCCACTGCTCCACCCTCCATGTACAGTGAGGCCAGTACTGCTTTAACTGGACACACTGGAACCGGGCTGACGTCAGGGATCTATCATAAAGCTGCTCCGTCTCATATATGA
- the ccnyl1 gene encoding cyclin-Y-like protein 1, whose translation MGNTVSCCVSPESSPKLPSRQPAERLEELQTSTEASDDNTVPYLQHISDREVPDELALESNPSDHARASTIFLSKSQTDVRDKRKSNHINHISHVSPGPLSKKYSSCSTIFIDDSTVSQPNLKSTIKCVTLAIYYHIKNRDSGKSLDIFDEKLHPLSREPVPDDYFHVDPEHKLIYRFVRTLFSAAQLTAECAIVTLVYLERLLTYAELDICPANWKRIVLGAILLASKVWDDQAVWNVDYCQILKDTTVEDMNEMERHFLELLQFNINVPASVYAKYYFDLRQLADDNNLSFPLEPLNNQRAQKLEAISRLCEDKYKDLSRAAIRRSFSADNLIGIRRSNAVLS comes from the exons ATGGGGAACACCGTGTCGTGCTGCGTCTCCCCCGAGTCGAGTCCCAAGCTCCCGTCGAGGCAACCGGCGGAGcgcctggaggagctgcagaccAGCACCGAGGCGAGCGACGACAACACGGTGCCCTACCTGCAGCACATCAGCGACAGAGAGGTCCCCGACG AGTTAGCATTGGAGTCTAACCCCTCAGACCACGCCAGAGCGAGCACCATCTTCCTTAGCAAGTCTCAGACAGACG TTCGAGACAAGAGGAAAAGCAACCACATAAATCATATCAGTCAT GTATCTCCTGGTCCATTGTCAAAGAAATACAGCTCCTGCTCCACGATCTTTATAGACGACAGCACCGTCAGCCAGCCAAACCTTAAAAGCACAATCAAATG TGTCACATTAGCAATATACTACCACATCAAAAACAG GGACTCCGGCAAGTCACTGGACATCTTCGATGAGAAGTTGCACCCCTTATCA AGAGAACCAGTGCCAGACGACTACTTTCACGTAGACCCCGAACACAAACTGATCTACCGCTTTGTCCGAACGCTCTTCAGTGCTGCGCAGCTCACAGCGGAATGTGCCATCGTCACTCTT GTGTACTTGGAGCGCCTGCTGACCTACGCTGAGCTGGATATCTGCCCCGCCAACTGGAAGCGAATCGTCCTGGGAGCCATCTTGTTGGCTTCCAAAGTCTGGGATGACCAGGCTGTGTGGAATGTCGACTACTGCCAGATCCTTAAAGACACCACGGTGGAGGACAT GAATGAGATGGAGCGTCACTTCCTGGAGCTTCTCCAGTTTAATATCAACGTGCCAGCCAGTGTCTACGCCAAGTACTACTTTGATCTGCGGCAGCTGGCTGATGACAACAACCTCAGCTTCCCCCTGGAGCCTCTGAACAACCAGCGTGCCCAGAAACTCGAG GCCATTTCAAGACTATGTGAGGACAAGTACAAAGACCTGAGCCGAGCAGCGATCAGACGCTCCTTCAGCGCCGACAACCTGATAGGTATACGACGCTCCAACGCTGTGCTGTCATAG